Below is a window of Musa acuminata AAA Group cultivar baxijiao unplaced genomic scaffold, Cavendish_Baxijiao_AAA HiC_scaffold_748, whole genome shotgun sequence DNA.
TGATGATGAACCAAACAGTGGTAGACTAAATCATCATATAAATAGTAAACCAATCCTTCAAAAACTCCTGCTTTTTAAGCATCTAGAAGAAAGAAATCATACCGTAGATTAAACACTATCGAATGGTTTGGCAAAGAAAAGAATTATTAGAATGTCTCATTTCATCCTTTCCTTGCTGCAAAAATTGAACTTTTGGCACATGATATGCTGATGAGCACTGTTTATTAGCAATACTTGGGAGGAGACACTGCATGAGTTGATACTGTTTGCTGATAACTTTGACAATTGTGCTTCTGATCGAAAGAGTTAAGAAGTGAAACTTTTGTTTTCACACATTTTTAATGAAAGCTTATGACTTGTTTAATCTCTTTCTGCTACCTCTTCCTTGAATTTACCATCCGCTGtctcttttcttctttgttcACACATTCAATTATTATTTTCTCATCTCCTCAGTTGGAGCTTTAGTACCATCTGCCATCAGTGGATTGCACTCAGTGCATGAACTGACCTACATGCATGTGATATGATTGAAGACCACAAGCTTGCTGCAAAAGTTGGTCATGCTTTGCATTATAAGATAGTACTTGCCACAGGCCAAGTAAAACTATTCATAATATTTCCTACTCTACTAGTTGTTAGAACTCATCATTCTTCAATGCTTTTAGCACTTGGCATGGACTGATAAGATTCAATTCAAACCATTTTAATCATTTTTGTTGTCATGTTGCAAAAAATATCGTCTAATTTTGTCGAAGATTACACTTTTTTGATCCATATTTTCTTAACCTTTTCATTAGAGCTAATGCTTGTTCTTGGGTTTAGTAAACCCAATcctaaatcaagaaaaaaaaagaagaagggatTAATCGATACTAGAAAATTTACATATGGTTTTGGATTGAGATATAAACTCTTCATGAAGCCTTCACTAATGATCCTCCAATAGAGTTACCAGTAATCCGAATTTATTCATCAAAATGATGGAATATATTGCATATATCTCAAAATCTCACACACTGTTAAAGCCTTACTTGGAACTGCAATTTGATCTTGCAACTAAGCTATGATCAGACAttaattcaagattaagcttatGTAGGATTGAATTAAATACAACACATTTTATTCTTGCTTCTCATGTCCATTAATTTCATAGCttcttccatgccattatcttgtTTGAAATCCCTCTCCAATATTGCTCTCATTTTCCCAACACATACCCATCCAACTAATTTCAACACTTGGGAGGGGTAAATTGCAATCACCTACTTTTCATAGTTTTGTATGCAAAATTTTGATTGTctaatcaatttttttatgtAACAAATTGGAAAGTTTTATATCAAATTGTAAGTTATAatgacatcatatatatatatatatatatatatatatatatatatatatatatatatatatatgtaatataactTTTCTACAATGTATgcacataaaaataatattttgaagaACTCCTATGATGGAAGCACAAAGAATCAAATCGCCTAAAATAATCAAAGTATGATGACATCTTCCGACAAAGATTTTTCACGCACATCATATCTGACCACTACATAATTTCTTATGCAACCTTCTCCTACAAGAAACTATTATATATGTTGAATTAGTCTTTAATTACATACCATACGTATACATCATACTCACTCATCCTTACACCTAACCCACTAAGTGGTATCACTAAACAGACAAGAAAGAAGTCAATTTGCCATGCAGtgtatcctcctcttcttcttcttcttcttcttcttcttcttaatggAATTATCTCTTCCTTGGTTTCCACGTCCCactgtaacctttcttttcacgtTTGCAATCCTCATGCAAACGCGGCTTCTCCACGCACCAAAACCATGAAACACAACGCGGCTTCTGTGCACATCAAAACCATGAAACACACCACACCACAAAGATAATATCGATGGCTGAAGAAGAAGCATGCATGTCATCATCTCTCGCGGAGAAAGCTTCATACGTATGTTTTGTTGGGAGAGAGAAGATTTCgaaacaaacaaataaataataataataatcaaagaataatagaaaaaactaaatattttatcgcatgaaaaaaataaatataagaaatatCTCATAGAAACCTTGAATCCAATGGACGTCCTCTCATATGGACTCTAAAAGAGCCTCTCTCTCAACCATCTCCCTTAggatacatgatgtatttatagcGATAAAACCTAATTTGACGAGAACTTTTGTTGTTTTACTTGAAtttctaatcctaatcctaatattCTACATAGTGACTCCTCAAATATTTACCAACCTAACAAATATTTCTTGAAGCGAGGCGAACTCGTTTTACATGAATGAGGAAGACGAAGATGGAGGAGGACGAAAGGCGGCAGACATGCTGTTGTTCCGATTCCTGGCTTCGGATGTCGCAGTCGCAGCGACGGAGGAAGCTGCGGGGGTGAACATGGGAGGATTCATTTGATGCTCTTGTTGGAACATCGTCAAGTTTTGGTGCAGCGGCAGGTTCAACCGCCGCCGCTGCGCCATCTGCTGCAAGCTGATTCCATCCAGCGATTGCAGGCGATTGAatcccggcggcggcggcggtacgGGGTTGAAGACAGGAAGACCGGACTCATTTAGTATATGATCTTCCCACCCGGCTGCTCCGCCTCCTCCGGCATGGAAGAATGGAGTCGGCATGGGAGCTCGGGTCGGGTGGCCGAGCGCACCAGCCGCAGTGTCCTGCATCTGGGGGATAATCGGCGC
It encodes the following:
- the LOC135663703 gene encoding dof zinc finger protein 1-like; the protein is MEQQQQRRQRQQQKQPSRVPCARCGSEDTKFCYYNNYNTSQPRHYCRTCKRYWTHGGTLRNVPEGGCSKKIKKKQSLPSSSASSKKLPQAQAPIIPQMQDTAAGALGHPTRAPMPTPFFHAGGGGAAGWEDHILNESGLPVFNPVPPPPPGFNRLQSLDGISLQQMAQRRRLNLPLHQNLTMFQQEHQMNPPMFTPAASSVAATATSEARNRNNSMSAAFRPPPSSSSSFM